A genomic stretch from Falco cherrug isolate bFalChe1 chromosome 1, bFalChe1.pri, whole genome shotgun sequence includes:
- the SFRP2 gene encoding secreted frizzled-related protein 2, with product MQRRLCALLLLASQCMGSAAGLFPFGEPDFSYKRSNCKPIPAPMLLCRGIEYQSMRLPNLLGHETVQEVLEQASTWIPLVQKQCHPDTRKFLCSLFAPVCIDDLDEIIQPCHSLCEEVKESCAPVMSAFGFPWPDMLDCSRFPKDNDLCIPLASSDHILPVTREAPKVCDACKNKNEDDNDIVENLCKNDFALKIKVKEIAYINGDTKITPETKSKTIYKLNGLTERDLRKIVLWLKGGLQCTCDEMNDINVPYLVMGQKQAGELVITSLKRWQKGQRAFKRFSRSIRKLQC from the exons atgcAGCGCCGACTCTGcgccctgctcctgctggcgTCCCAGTGCATGGGCTCGGCCGCCGGGCTCTTCCCCTTCGGGGAGCCCGACTTCTCCTACAAGCGCTCCAACTGcaagcccatccctgccccgaTGCTGCTGTGCCGAGGCATCGAGTACCAGAGCATGCGGCTGCCCAACCTGCTGGGGCATGAGACGGtgcaggaggtgctggagcaggcctCCACCTGGATCCCGCTGGTGCAGAAGCAGTGCCACCCCGACACCAGGAAGttcctctgctccctcttcGCCCCCGTCTGCATCGACGACCTGGACGAGATCATCCAGCCCTGCCACTCACTCTGCGAGGAGGTGAAGGAGAGCTGCGCCCCGGTGATGTCAGCCTTCGGCTTCCCCTGGCCTGACATGCTGGACTGCAGCCGCTTCCCCAAGGACAACGACCTCTGCATCCCTCTGGCCAGCAGCGACCACATCCTCCCCGTCACCAGAGAAG CACCCAAGGTCTGCGATGCCTGCAAAAACAAGAATGAAGACGATAATGACATCGTGGAAAACCTCTGCAAAAATGACTTTG CCTTGAAGATAAAAGTGAAGGAGATTGCCTATATCAATGGAGATACCAAGATCACCCCTGaaacaaagagcaaaaccaTCTACAAGCTGAATGGGCTGACAGAAAGAGATCTGAGGAAGATCGTGCTCTGGCTCAAAGGTGGCCTCCAGTGTACCTGCGATGAGATGAACGACATCAACGTCCCCTACTTGGTGATGGGGCAGAAGCAAGCTGGGGAACTGGTGATCACCTCGCTGAAGCGGTGGCAGAAAGGGCAGAGGGCTTTCAAGCGGTTCTCCCGCAGCATCCGCAAACTGCAGTGTTAG